The following are from one region of the Arachis duranensis cultivar V14167 chromosome 10, aradu.V14167.gnm2.J7QH, whole genome shotgun sequence genome:
- the LOC107469367 gene encoding uncharacterized protein At3g28850-like has translation MLLPCVFVGGVYVGGAEDVRRLYESGELQRMIERLPRSQPYACEFCGGMRFVVCDECFGSHKVYSMESGLRNCNSCNINGLIRCPACYFVLPRPTNCGSLDHRKMS, from the exons ATGCTCCTTCCGTGCGTGTTCGTCGGCGGCGTGTACGTTGGCGGCGCCGAGGACGTGCGGCGGTTATACGAGAGCGGAGAACTTCAGCGAATGATCGAACGGCTGCCGAGGTCGCAGCCGTACGCGTGCGAATTCTGTGGAGGGATGAGATTCGTGGTTTGCGACGAGTGTTTTGGGAGCCACAAGGTTTATTCAATGGAGAGTGGGCTTAGAAACTGCAACTCTTGCAACATCAACGGCTTGATTAGGTGCCCTGCATGTTACTTCGTGCTCCCGCGACCCACCAA TTGTGGAAGTCTAGATCACCGCAAGATGAGTTAG